From Roseofilum reptotaenium CS-1145, a single genomic window includes:
- a CDS encoding class I SAM-dependent methyltransferase has translation MKECPVCQAPLKPWRSPSLLYCEQCDIWVSDFNADVTQHSETIIEENRAQGLKQLRLSNFNTILDLLKTHGPLGNQHLCDVGCAYGWFLEAATQRGMEAVGIEPEESVALQGIAEGHTIKIGYFPDCLEDSARYDIMSFNDSLEHLPNLPAIFQACYHHLNPGDKLIINIPNSQGIFFKIAKKLAQIGYTNPWDRLWQKQYPFPHLIYVNPQNLEHYVTPYGFKLLQSQTLETIQIKGLWQRLRMDKSSGWLMSAILYVALVIIYPLIHKCPSDILLQIYQKDS, from the coding sequence ATGAAAGAATGTCCCGTTTGTCAAGCACCTCTTAAACCCTGGCGATCGCCAAGTCTATTATACTGCGAACAGTGCGATATCTGGGTTTCTGATTTCAACGCTGATGTCACACAGCACTCAGAAACCATTATTGAAGAAAATCGCGCCCAAGGATTAAAACAACTGCGCCTCAGTAATTTTAATACAATTCTTGACCTTTTGAAAACCCATGGCCCCTTAGGAAATCAGCATCTTTGTGATGTTGGATGTGCCTATGGATGGTTCCTGGAAGCAGCCACACAGCGGGGAATGGAAGCGGTAGGAATTGAACCGGAAGAATCGGTTGCTTTACAGGGAATTGCCGAAGGACACACCATTAAAATTGGCTATTTTCCCGACTGCTTAGAAGACTCAGCACGCTATGATATCATGTCCTTTAATGATTCCCTTGAACATTTACCTAATTTACCTGCTATTTTCCAAGCTTGTTATCATCACCTCAACCCTGGCGACAAACTGATCATTAACATCCCGAATAGTCAAGGGATCTTCTTCAAAATAGCTAAAAAACTAGCTCAAATCGGATATACTAACCCTTGGGATAGATTGTGGCAGAAACAATATCCATTTCCCCATCTGATTTATGTCAATCCCCAGAACTTAGAACACTATGTAACTCCCTATGGGTTTAAACTACTCCAGAGTCAAACTCTAGAAACTATTCAAATCAAGGGACTTTGGCAACGGTTACGTATGGATAAAAGCTCTGGGTGGCTGATGTCTGCTATACTCTATGTAGCGTTGGTTATCATCTACCCTCTCATTCATAAATGCCCCTCTGATATCCTCCTCCAAATTTATCAAAAAGATTCTTAG
- a CDS encoding class I SAM-dependent methyltransferase, whose amino-acid sequence MFIQLDPNFLAQIATDNDRIPTLYYSKITLVRAVFWMRLRLIYSLLQNIHVKRETCLDFGGGGGIFLPTLAEAFDRVFFLDLEDREAHQVIDRYNLPNIEIIKQDVSQVNLPAQSFDAIIAADVLEHFQDLSLPTNPIKSWLKPTGVLITSLPTENWIYQGLRTVFNIEKPLDHYHTGYEVEAYLESQGFRPIRRQFVPLVWNLFPLFLITVWQLRNS is encoded by the coding sequence ATGTTTATTCAACTTGATCCGAATTTTTTAGCCCAAATTGCCACAGATAATGACCGTATTCCCACCCTCTACTATTCTAAAATAACTTTAGTCAGAGCCGTCTTCTGGATGCGGCTCAGATTAATATACTCACTCTTGCAAAATATTCATGTTAAACGAGAAACTTGTCTGGATTTTGGCGGGGGTGGAGGCATTTTCTTGCCGACATTAGCCGAAGCGTTTGATCGCGTCTTTTTCCTCGATCTCGAAGATCGGGAAGCCCATCAAGTCATCGATCGCTATAACTTGCCCAATATTGAGATTATCAAGCAAGATGTCAGTCAAGTCAACCTGCCGGCCCAATCCTTCGATGCCATTATTGCAGCAGATGTTCTCGAACACTTCCAAGACTTATCCCTGCCCACAAATCCGATAAAATCCTGGCTCAAACCCACGGGTGTTTTAATCACCTCTTTGCCCACCGAAAACTGGATTTATCAAGGATTACGAACCGTCTTTAATATTGAAAAGCCCCTCGATCATTATCATACCGGATACGAAGTCGAAGCCTATCTCGAATCTCAAGGATTTCGCCCCATTCGCCGTCAATTTGTGCCTCTCGTGTGGAATCTCTTTCCCCTATTTTTAATTACGGTTTGGCAATTGAGAAACTCTTGA